The stretch of DNA AGGTGTTCAGAACATCGCGATTGCGATAGTCGCGGCCCGAGAAGCCTAAGCCATTTGGCTCACAGCAGCACGAATTCTTTCGATTGACGAATCATCAAGGTCGCTGAGCATTGGTTGCAGCGGCCCCATCTTGGCAATGCCGGCCGCTTCGACCGCGTGGTGAAGCACTCGAATCGGATTGATTTCGTTGCGTAGATCCTCCAACGGGCAGAACCACTTTCGAATCGCCTCGGCCTTTTCGTAGTCGCCGGCGTGGATGGCGTGCATCATCTCCATCGAACGTTCGGGAGCGACGCAGATGCATCCGCTCGTGAATCCGGTAATGCCAAAATCTCGCAGGTGAATGATCGCAGGCTGTTCGCCAATACCGCTGACGATTCGTGTGCTTGGGAAAGCGTCAATGACTTCACGAAGATAGTCGTCATTGGATGTGTCTTCTCGCACCACAGCGTACTTGATCCACGAGATCACGCCGTCATCCTCGAGTGATCGGATCAAAGACGCATCGAGCCAGCGATCGAACTTCAAATACACGACAAGCGGTTTGCCCAGGTCTTCGGCCAATCGCCGGATCGAAGTGGCAATGCCTTGTTGGTCGACGACGTCACGTGAAGGAAGCAGCATCGCGGTGGGGAAGTTGAACTGCTGCAGAACCTCAACTTGGTCGCGGGCAAAACCATAAGCCGGGCCAATTGATGGAATCACCACCGTGTCGTCCGAGGTTGATTCGGACAACCACTGCAGTGTTCCGGAGTACTCCGCAAGCGAGATGTGATAAAAGACAGCGTTGCCACCATAAAGCAACGATCGAACTCCACCTGCTTCGAGGAAACGAATGACCTTTTCGTTTTCCTGTACATCAATGTTGCCGTTTGTGTCTCGCGCCATAGGCGGAACCGCAATCACAGATTGACGAAGTTGAGCAGGTTGAAATTCAGATGAGTCCATGATTGTTCAGTCGAAGTTTTAAAGGAGGGAATCGTAGGCGGGAAAGT from Rubripirellula amarantea encodes:
- a CDS encoding dihydrodipicolinate synthase family protein produces the protein MDSSEFQPAQLRQSVIAVPPMARDTNGNIDVQENEKVIRFLEAGGVRSLLYGGNAVFYHISLAEYSGTLQWLSESTSDDTVVIPSIGPAYGFARDQVEVLQQFNFPTAMLLPSRDVVDQQGIATSIRRLAEDLGKPLVVYLKFDRWLDASLIRSLEDDGVISWIKYAVVREDTSNDDYLREVIDAFPSTRIVSGIGEQPAIIHLRDFGITGFTSGCICVAPERSMEMMHAIHAGDYEKAEAIRKWFCPLEDLRNEINPIRVLHHAVEAAGIAKMGPLQPMLSDLDDSSIERIRAAVSQMA